One part of the Persephonella sp. genome encodes these proteins:
- the def gene encoding peptide deformylase: protein MEKLQILIYPDERLKKVSDPVVDFGKEFKEFVDNLIYTMKNSPAGVGIAAPQVNKHIQTIIVDASHYKHKYNKTNHGLMVLSNPRIIAHDGEIIIREGCLSVPDFTGNVKRYYWIKVEAEDINGKTITFDTEGFEAVVIQHEMDHLIGKLFIDRVASPKDIFKRKVYKK from the coding sequence ATGGAAAAACTCCAGATACTGATATATCCCGATGAGAGGCTGAAAAAGGTTTCCGACCCTGTTGTTGATTTTGGTAAGGAGTTTAAAGAGTTTGTTGACAATCTCATTTACACAATGAAAAACTCACCTGCAGGGGTGGGCATAGCTGCCCCTCAGGTAAATAAACATATCCAGACGATAATCGTTGATGCCTCCCATTATAAACATAAATACAACAAAACAAACCATGGACTGATGGTTCTTTCAAACCCAAGAATAATAGCTCATGACGGTGAGATAATAATAAGGGAAGGGTGTCTCTCTGTTCCTGACTTTACAGGAAATGTGAAAAGATATTACTGGATAAAGGTTGAGGCTGAAGACATTAACGGAAAAACAATAACATTTGATACAGAAGGATTTGAGGCAGTTGTCATTCAGCATGAGATGGATCATCTTATAGGAAAACTTTTTATTGACAGGGTTGCCTCACCTAAAGATATATTCAAAAGGAAGGTGTACAAAAAGTAG